A single genomic interval of Oryzomonas sagensis harbors:
- a CDS encoding P-II family nitrogen regulator, translating to MKKVEAIIKPFKLDEVKEALNEIGVQGITVSEVKGFGRQKGHTELYRGAEYVVDFIPKIKLEIIVSDAIVSRVVEAIEQSAKTGRIGDGKIFVTSVEAVIRIRTGETGEDAL from the coding sequence TTGAAAAAAGTCGAAGCTATAATCAAACCGTTCAAGCTTGATGAAGTCAAGGAAGCTTTGAATGAGATCGGCGTGCAAGGTATTACCGTCAGCGAGGTCAAAGGTTTCGGCCGTCAGAAGGGACATACCGAGTTGTATCGCGGCGCCGAATATGTCGTGGACTTTATCCCTAAGATCAAGCTCGAAATCATCGTATCGGATGCGATTGTTTCCAGAGTCGTGGAAGCCATCGAGCAATCCGCCAAAACCGGCCGGATTGGCGACGGCAAGATATTCGTGACGTCGGTTGAGGCCGTGATTCGCATCAGGACCGGCGAAACCGGCGAAGACGCGCTGTAA
- a CDS encoding PilZ domain-containing protein, whose translation MKELIGTNFSFLNYYKEIPVSYDAKLVNVDNEMAEFEVHEYQAKVITLEHKALIRSHEKFSFREDMFGEAFYVNVARKKVILCNFGYAKIRSDMRRFVRVVLDRPLEAEIIVAEDILKGDIKDISLGGASINVMSTEQLPTGLDINMFLKLPDMVNGSIHEVGVAATVIKVTGDEAPYNCFVEFYPEKHSQQQISYYINQRQVEIIKELKEQTL comes from the coding sequence ATGAAAGAACTGATTGGGACGAATTTTTCCTTTCTCAATTATTATAAAGAAATTCCGGTATCCTACGATGCCAAGTTGGTCAACGTTGATAATGAAATGGCTGAATTCGAAGTGCATGAGTACCAGGCAAAGGTCATTACCCTGGAACATAAGGCCCTGATTCGCTCCCATGAAAAATTTTCCTTCCGCGAAGATATGTTCGGGGAGGCTTTTTACGTCAACGTTGCCCGGAAAAAGGTCATACTCTGCAACTTCGGCTACGCCAAGATCAGGTCGGATATGCGCCGCTTTGTCAGGGTCGTCCTCGATAGGCCGCTTGAAGCCGAAATAATAGTTGCGGAGGATATTCTCAAGGGAGACATTAAGGATATCTCCCTTGGCGGTGCCTCCATAAATGTCATGTCCACGGAACAACTGCCCACGGGGCTCGACATCAATATGTTCCTGAAGCTCCCCGATATGGTCAATGGTTCGATACACGAGGTCGGGGTTGCCGCAACGGTCATCAAGGTAACGGGGGATGAAGCCCCCTACAATTGCTTTGTGGAATTCTACCCGGAAAAACACTCCCAGCAGCAGATATCCTACTACATCAACCAGCGTCAGGTTGAAATCATCAAAGAGCTCAAAGAACAAACGTTGTAA
- a CDS encoding M23 family metallopeptidase — protein sequence MHNRRTFPVFRIQPLVILWVCASIPALPGQCRADIYRFVTVDGVETFTDAPQNKTAKVVIKEYGTPVSKKKKKAAKNEKVRDVSLNEVVEKTVNASINPRETPPANFEPHLPPVGGTITSGVGMRIDPIDGRLRHHNGVDIAIPEGTAVKAVGPGVVVYSGFRSGYGYTVLVEHVNGMVTLYGHNSRLLVAQGQQIDADTTIALSGSTGRSTGPHLHFEAWQAGVNVTPAFMPGSTVPLPRTHLAAAKHRSSFRKQVLADGSVLFTNIPASVP from the coding sequence ATGCACAATCGGCGCACATTCCCCGTGTTCAGGATACAACCCCTTGTAATATTATGGGTGTGCGCATCCATCCCGGCATTGCCCGGGCAGTGCCGCGCCGATATTTACCGTTTCGTTACGGTTGACGGCGTTGAGACGTTCACCGATGCTCCCCAGAACAAGACGGCCAAGGTCGTCATCAAGGAGTATGGAACGCCCGTGTCCAAAAAGAAAAAGAAGGCTGCAAAAAACGAAAAAGTCAGGGATGTCTCCCTGAACGAGGTTGTGGAAAAAACCGTCAACGCCTCGATCAATCCCCGGGAAACGCCACCGGCGAACTTTGAGCCGCACCTGCCGCCGGTGGGCGGGACAATAACCTCGGGGGTCGGCATGCGCATCGATCCCATCGACGGGAGGTTGCGCCACCACAACGGCGTCGACATCGCCATCCCCGAGGGAACGGCCGTCAAGGCGGTTGGACCGGGGGTCGTCGTCTACAGCGGCTTCCGTTCCGGCTACGGTTACACGGTGCTGGTCGAACACGTCAACGGCATGGTCACGCTCTACGGTCACAACAGCCGTCTGCTGGTCGCCCAGGGACAGCAGATTGACGCCGATACGACCATTGCGCTGTCCGGCAGCACCGGACGGTCAACAGGGCCCCACCTCCATTTCGAGGCGTGGCAGGCGGGCGTCAACGTCACACCGGCCTTCATGCCCGGCAGCACCGTGCCCCTGCCCCGGACGCACCTGGCGGCGGCGAAACACAGGAGCAGTTTCCGCAAACAGGTCCTGGCCGACGGCTCGGTTCTCTTCACCAATATCCCCGCCTCCGTTCCCTGA